Proteins encoded within one genomic window of Alteribacter populi:
- a CDS encoding GNAT family N-acetyltransferase, giving the protein MFSYEINDQIKLEILQEKHGEEVFYLTDQAREYLGEWLPWVPHVKTVEDTKTFIRSTLKSFGEQKSLSCVVLYKGKVAGIVSYHEIDHSNQKTSIGYWLGEGFQGNGLMTAGVRALVNHAFNDLGLNRVEIHAGLTNQKSRHIPERLGFVKEGVLRQAEKIGKRYIDHVVYAVLKDEWSN; this is encoded by the coding sequence ATGTTTTCATACGAGATTAACGACCAGATAAAATTAGAGATATTACAAGAAAAGCACGGGGAAGAAGTGTTTTATTTAACTGACCAGGCTAGGGAATATTTAGGGGAATGGCTTCCTTGGGTGCCACATGTAAAGACAGTAGAAGATACGAAAACCTTTATTCGTTCTACGCTGAAAAGTTTCGGGGAACAAAAAAGCCTTTCGTGCGTCGTTTTATACAAAGGAAAGGTAGCTGGAATCGTTTCCTATCACGAAATTGATCATAGTAACCAAAAAACGAGCATTGGCTACTGGCTTGGTGAAGGTTTTCAAGGAAATGGCCTGATGACGGCGGGAGTTAGAGCTTTAGTCAATCACGCTTTTAATGATTTAGGCTTGAACCGGGTAGAAATTCATGCAGGTCTGACAAATCAAAAAAGCCGCCACATTCCTGAACGGCTAGGATTTGTGAAGGAGGGAGTGCTGCGACAAGCTGAGAAAATTGGCAAGCGCTATATTGATCATGTCGTATATGCTGTATTGAAAGACGAGTGGTCAAACTAG
- a CDS encoding phasin family protein produces MSDLLKKGFLLGLGAAVTSKEKAEKYFQELVVKGKVTPDEANEMIDSFVKKGAETEETWNRRTKERAQQIFKDLDLASKTELTALESRVKELEQRLADFNTGDEKETIDPAPETYTESKDKE; encoded by the coding sequence ATGAGTGATTTACTAAAAAAAGGATTTTTACTTGGACTTGGAGCAGCGGTGACAAGTAAAGAAAAAGCAGAAAAATACTTTCAAGAGTTAGTTGTTAAAGGAAAAGTCACCCCGGACGAAGCGAATGAAATGATCGACTCTTTCGTAAAGAAAGGAGCCGAAACCGAGGAAACATGGAACCGCCGTACTAAAGAACGAGCGCAACAAATTTTTAAGGACTTAGATCTTGCATCAAAAACAGAATTGACGGCGCTTGAGTCACGTGTCAAAGAATTGGAACAACGTTTAGCTGATTTTAACACTGGAGATGAAAAGGAAACAATTGATCCTGCCCCGGAAACTTATACTGAATCAAAAGATAAAGAATAA
- a CDS encoding transcriptional regulator SplA domain-containing protein has translation MNIQELRSGDQVYVIYRNPHAQTVAQIQEATIAEHPDHPGRLSLLLFEEYYPLSDEYAMYSSYQEAEKMYKQYFDLPVDGDLF, from the coding sequence ATGAACATTCAAGAATTGCGCAGCGGTGATCAAGTATACGTTATTTACCGGAACCCTCACGCACAAACGGTAGCACAAATACAAGAAGCCACTATCGCTGAACACCCCGATCACCCTGGAAGATTGTCTTTGTTATTATTTGAAGAATATTACCCTCTTTCCGATGAATACGCGATGTATTCAAGCTATCAAGAAGCAGAAAAGATGTACAAGCAATATTTTGACTTACCAGTAGATGGAGATCTGTTTTAA
- a CDS encoding YkoF family thiamine/hydroxymethylpyrimidine-binding protein, whose protein sequence is MEGLSCGMSRIVGCRFSVYPMTDNFVTVIKGALEEVDTSKVWMKTDDVSTCVRGRSEHVFDVIKAIFVHAAKTGVHVVFNGTFSIGCPGDSEGDTYMSEDGVRLNEEAAQAEEVEAATQFALYPLNNPDYMQIIAEQVGVAQDIGTFTKGVHYASRLDGDANDVFRTLEEAFVNTSKTYERSHVTMTAAISANSPSTKDK, encoded by the coding sequence ATGGAAGGTTTAAGCTGTGGAATGAGTCGTATTGTTGGGTGTCGCTTTTCAGTGTACCCGATGACTGACAACTTTGTGACGGTCATTAAAGGAGCGCTTGAAGAGGTAGACACAAGTAAGGTATGGATGAAAACAGACGATGTGAGTACTTGTGTGAGAGGCCGGAGTGAGCACGTGTTTGATGTGATAAAGGCGATCTTCGTCCATGCGGCTAAAACAGGGGTCCACGTTGTCTTTAATGGCACTTTTTCAATCGGATGCCCCGGTGATTCTGAAGGAGACACGTACATGTCTGAAGATGGTGTCCGACTAAACGAAGAGGCGGCTCAAGCAGAGGAAGTGGAAGCAGCGACGCAATTTGCGCTGTATCCTTTAAATAATCCGGATTACATGCAAATTATTGCAGAGCAAGTAGGTGTTGCTCAAGATATAGGTACCTTTACAAAAGGTGTTCATTATGCAAGCCGCTTAGATGGAGATGCAAACGATGTGTTCAGAACGCTCGAAGAAGCATTTGTGAATACGTCTAAAACTTATGAACGAAGCCATGTGACAATGACGGCAGCAATTTCTGCAAATAGCCCGTCTACAAAAGATAAGTAA
- a CDS encoding zinc ribbon domain-containing protein: protein MEEKGCLKCGVRDAATKEIATTGTGLSKMFDVQHNKFLVVYCKNCGYSELYNKQSSRASNVVDFFFGG from the coding sequence ATGGAAGAAAAGGGTTGTTTGAAGTGTGGAGTAAGAGATGCAGCGACGAAAGAGATTGCAACAACGGGGACCGGTTTATCAAAAATGTTTGATGTCCAGCATAATAAATTTCTAGTCGTCTATTGTAAAAATTGTGGTTATTCTGAGCTATATAATAAACAATCGTCGAGAGCATCAAATGTCGTTGACTTTTTCTTCGGGGGATAA
- the splB gene encoding spore photoproduct lyase, with the protein MIKPFMPQLVYIEPQALEYPLGAKLKEKFEDLGVEIRQTTSHNQVRNIPGENHLQKYRNAKSTLVIGVRKTLKFDTSKPSAEYAIPLATGCMGHCQYCYLQTTMGSKPYIRTYVNLEDIFSQAEDYMNERAPQDTRFEASCTSDIVGIDHLTHSLKQAIEFFGNSENGKLRFVTKYHHVDHLLDADHKGKTRFRFSINADYVIRNFEHGTSPLDYRIGAAAKVADAGYPLGFIVAPIYIHDGWKEGYEKMFQKLNEQLSEKAREDLTFELIQHRFTKPAKRVIQKNYPMTKLELDEEKRKYKWGRYGIGKYVYQKDEQEDLKNTMQANIERYFPEAKLEYFT; encoded by the coding sequence GTGATCAAACCATTTATGCCACAGCTTGTCTATATCGAACCGCAAGCATTAGAATATCCCTTGGGTGCAAAATTAAAGGAAAAATTTGAAGACTTAGGTGTGGAAATCAGACAGACCACTTCTCACAATCAAGTTCGAAACATTCCAGGAGAAAATCATCTTCAAAAATATCGGAATGCAAAATCCACTCTTGTGATTGGTGTCCGGAAAACGTTAAAGTTTGATACTTCTAAACCTTCAGCAGAATACGCTATACCATTAGCAACCGGATGTATGGGCCACTGTCAGTATTGTTATTTACAGACAACGATGGGGAGTAAACCGTATATTCGCACGTACGTTAACCTTGAAGATATCTTTTCTCAGGCAGAAGATTATATGAACGAACGAGCGCCTCAGGATACACGATTTGAAGCATCTTGTACATCAGATATTGTCGGTATTGACCACCTGACTCATTCGTTAAAACAGGCAATTGAGTTTTTTGGCAATTCAGAAAATGGGAAGCTCCGATTCGTAACGAAATACCACCATGTTGACCATTTATTAGATGCTGATCATAAAGGAAAAACAAGGTTTCGCTTCAGCATAAATGCTGATTATGTAATCCGCAACTTTGAGCACGGAACTTCTCCTTTAGATTACCGGATAGGTGCTGCAGCAAAAGTAGCCGATGCTGGTTATCCCCTTGGGTTTATCGTTGCTCCTATTTATATTCATGATGGATGGAAGGAAGGCTACGAAAAAATGTTTCAAAAGCTAAATGAACAATTGTCTGAAAAAGCACGAGAAGATCTAACTTTCGAATTAATTCAACACCGCTTTACGAAGCCTGCTAAACGAGTGATTCAAAAGAATTATCCGATGACAAAGCTTGAACTTGATGAAGAGAAACGGAAATACAAGTGGGGGAGGTACGGAATAGGAAAATACGTATATCAAAAAGATGAGCAGGAGGATTTAAAGAACACAATGCAAGCTAATATTGAACGCTATTTCCCTGAAGCAAAATTAGAATATTTTACTTAA
- a CDS encoding energy-coupling factor transporter transmembrane component T family protein, with the protein MLTSINPTMKAFTIFIPGLLLAFIFDPLTPLLYLVFTIVMTFLLSDISVKRWLLIFTPFVFVSLGFAWMTMLYSNDTFSGGDVILSFWWFEVTSGSMMVAVSLGLRSLCLVALSLMFVLTTDSTKFMLSLMQQIKLPPKLTFGILAGYRFLPTFRHEFEVLRQAHRIRGVGRAKGIKERIRQFRRYAIPLLANAIRKAERVAVAMESKGFTGSPKRSHYHEMKVTRRDWVFFSTFVFVFFVTVFTSYLLGYLNVFGRQL; encoded by the coding sequence ATGCTCACGTCCATTAATCCTACAATGAAAGCTTTTACTATCTTTATTCCCGGATTACTGCTCGCATTTATCTTTGACCCTTTGACACCTCTTCTTTATTTAGTGTTTACAATTGTAATGACCTTTTTGTTAAGTGATATTTCAGTGAAGCGTTGGCTCCTCATTTTTACACCTTTTGTGTTTGTCTCTCTCGGTTTTGCCTGGATGACGATGCTTTATTCGAACGATACCTTTTCAGGTGGGGACGTTATTCTATCCTTTTGGTGGTTTGAAGTAACGAGCGGCAGTATGATGGTTGCAGTTAGTTTGGGGCTTAGATCTCTTTGTTTAGTAGCATTATCGCTCATGTTTGTGTTAACGACGGATTCAACGAAATTTATGCTCAGCCTCATGCAGCAAATAAAACTCCCTCCGAAGCTGACATTTGGGATTCTGGCAGGATACCGGTTTCTCCCGACATTCCGTCATGAGTTCGAGGTGCTTCGTCAAGCCCACCGAATTCGTGGAGTGGGGAGAGCAAAAGGGATAAAGGAACGCATACGGCAGTTTCGCCGTTACGCGATTCCATTGTTGGCAAATGCGATTCGTAAAGCTGAACGTGTCGCTGTGGCAATGGAATCAAAAGGATTTACAGGTTCTCCAAAACGCTCTCATTATCATGAGATGAAGGTAACGCGGCGAGACTGGGTGTTCTTTTCTACGTTCGTATTTGTTTTTTTTGTAACGGTCTTTACGTCCTATTTATTAGGCTATCTGAATGTTTTTGGTCGTCAGTTGTGA
- a CDS encoding ECF transporter S component, producing the protein MSAAWKLREIVLMSIFGVVFGVIYLLFYFFGQGLRNVLAPFGLGSFGYEVIFGIWFIVSIITAYVIRKPGAALISETIAATIQVLIGSPAGPRLIISGLIQGLGAEVVFAATRWKNYNLMVLMLAGVSAAIFSFVWGWFISGFAALSTSMVVAMFIVRCISGALLAGLLGKWIGDQLANTGVLRSYALGKEWQAKREQKIS; encoded by the coding sequence TTGTCAGCAGCATGGAAATTACGTGAAATTGTGTTAATGTCAATCTTTGGTGTTGTATTCGGTGTTATTTACCTTTTGTTTTACTTTTTCGGGCAAGGGTTGCGAAATGTTCTCGCCCCCTTTGGGTTAGGTTCATTTGGTTATGAAGTCATTTTTGGCATTTGGTTTATTGTTTCCATTATTACTGCATATGTCATTCGAAAACCAGGTGCTGCACTTATATCAGAAACGATTGCGGCCACCATTCAAGTGTTAATTGGGAGCCCAGCTGGGCCACGATTGATTATTTCAGGGCTTATTCAAGGGCTTGGAGCTGAAGTCGTATTTGCCGCTACTCGCTGGAAAAATTACAATCTCATGGTCTTAATGCTAGCTGGTGTATCTGCTGCTATATTTAGCTTTGTGTGGGGTTGGTTTATTTCCGGGTTTGCTGCATTATCCACTTCAATGGTTGTGGCTATGTTTATCGTCCGTTGTATCAGCGGTGCGCTACTAGCCGGATTACTCGGTAAATGGATTGGCGATCAGTTAGCTAATACAGGAGTCCTTCGCAGTTATGCTCTTGGAAAGGAGTGGCAGGCTAAGCGTGAACAAAAGATATCGTAA
- a CDS encoding ABC transporter ATP-binding protein yields MNKRYRNLPESTLVNVEKFSFDYEAKKESPLLNQLSFSIGRSETVLLMGPSGSGKSTLALCLNGLFPEVVEGWSEGNIYYEGKRLDSFEKGAVNQRVGVVFQDPESQFCMITVENELAFTMENINVPREKMEERMEHVLVAVGLEEERYRAIHELSGGQKQKVALASVLLLQPSLLILDEPTANLDPASRKEFIDLIDSLKQSREIAVLIIEHQLDDWVAQTDRVLAMDKAGRLFVEGAPQDVFYRQYSDLQREGIHLPKVVRDTVETGIYHKFNPDEMPLTEKELAIYLYNNKLNTLEKSADPISDHGLSTSSLTFSGVGFARQKKPILSGVNVSLNTGEFVGIVGENGAGKSTLLQLMAGILSPGTGARTFLGKPFEIWEERDLRRDLGFVFQNPEHQFITDTVYDELAFGMKLNGTKSIQVEENVKALLASFQLEGKEWTNPFALSGGQKRRLSVATMLDENPKLLLFDEPTFGQDAKTTEELMRMISKLRDQGTTIVFVTHDMELVDQYCEKVYVLQQGSVSFGGSPRDLWEETSLIESAHLRLPYRVRVNQEVKRLESETNRKQRREAHHAHVH; encoded by the coding sequence GTGAACAAAAGATATCGTAACTTACCCGAGTCTACGCTTGTAAACGTTGAAAAATTTTCGTTTGATTATGAGGCGAAAAAGGAAAGCCCTCTTCTCAATCAACTGAGTTTTTCGATTGGGAGAAGTGAGACGGTACTCTTAATGGGTCCAAGTGGCTCCGGGAAAAGTACGTTGGCTCTTTGCCTGAACGGACTTTTTCCTGAAGTCGTGGAAGGTTGGTCAGAAGGGAATATTTATTATGAAGGAAAGCGTCTGGATTCATTTGAAAAGGGGGCAGTTAACCAACGTGTAGGTGTTGTTTTCCAAGATCCTGAAAGCCAGTTTTGTATGATTACAGTGGAAAATGAGTTAGCATTTACGATGGAAAATATCAATGTACCAAGAGAAAAGATGGAAGAGCGAATGGAACATGTTTTAGTAGCGGTTGGACTAGAAGAAGAACGCTACCGCGCAATTCATGAATTGTCTGGAGGCCAAAAACAGAAGGTAGCACTCGCTTCTGTTTTATTACTCCAGCCATCTTTACTCATCTTAGATGAACCGACTGCTAACCTTGACCCTGCTTCCCGAAAAGAGTTTATCGATCTCATCGATTCACTAAAACAATCAAGGGAAATCGCCGTTCTGATTATCGAACATCAGCTTGATGATTGGGTTGCTCAAACGGATCGAGTCTTGGCTATGGACAAAGCAGGTAGACTCTTTGTAGAAGGTGCGCCTCAGGACGTTTTCTATCGTCAGTATTCGGACTTGCAACGCGAAGGCATTCACTTGCCAAAAGTGGTTCGAGATACTGTTGAAACAGGTATTTATCATAAGTTTAATCCTGATGAGATGCCTTTGACCGAAAAAGAATTGGCTATTTATTTGTATAATAACAAATTGAATACCCTCGAGAAAAGCGCGGATCCCATAAGTGACCATGGTTTGTCGACATCGAGTCTGACGTTTTCAGGAGTTGGTTTTGCACGGCAGAAGAAACCGATTCTAAGTGGTGTGAATGTTTCCTTAAATACAGGGGAATTCGTCGGTATAGTAGGAGAAAACGGTGCGGGAAAGTCAACTCTTCTTCAGCTTATGGCAGGAATTTTATCACCTGGAACCGGTGCACGCACATTTTTAGGTAAACCTTTTGAGATATGGGAAGAACGTGACCTTAGACGTGATCTCGGCTTCGTTTTCCAAAATCCTGAGCACCAATTCATTACAGATACCGTTTATGATGAGCTTGCTTTTGGAATGAAGCTGAATGGGACTAAGAGTATACAGGTTGAAGAGAATGTGAAGGCGCTTTTAGCTTCGTTCCAGTTAGAAGGGAAGGAGTGGACTAATCCTTTTGCTTTAAGCGGAGGGCAAAAGCGGCGGTTAAGTGTAGCAACGATGTTGGATGAAAACCCGAAACTGCTGCTTTTCGATGAGCCAACGTTTGGTCAGGATGCGAAAACAACGGAAGAGCTGATGCGAATGATTTCGAAACTAAGAGATCAAGGGACAACGATTGTTTTCGTAACACATGACATGGAACTCGTTGATCAGTATTGTGAAAAGGTATACGTGTTACAGCAAGGGTCTGTAAGTTTCGGTGGATCACCACGAGATCTTTGGGAGGAGACGTCATTGATCGAGTCTGCACACTTGCGACTCCCTTATCGTGTGAGAGTAAACCAAGAGGTAAAGCGGTTGGAAAGCGAAACTAATCGGAAACAAAGAAGGGAAGCTCATCATGCTCACGTCCATTAA